One segment of Acidimicrobiia bacterium DNA contains the following:
- a CDS encoding adenylate/guanylate cyclase domain-containing protein: MEPTTAETRLVAARAAFERHDWEASYELLAAEDGERPLDADDLVRFADAAKWSGRAGEVVPLLERAVERYGANGDRRGAARVTLDLAREHWQRGDGAVAVGCAAQAGRLLEDVPECAEHGHLAALVARGVLELGDLEEGLAQAQAAVDIGRRTGSRDVEAMGRLWQGHALLASGRVEEGRARVDEANAAAVGGELGLVATGTIFCATLWACRNLGDWGRAGEWTQVSLRWCERQRVNGFPGLCRFHRAEVMRIHGDYADAELDARTAIDELLVSGPRYAGWGFMELGEIQRRRGDLDAAAESFGRALELGTDPQPGLALLELERGNVDAARACVRRALDHPSVLAQEERPTVLPAAVTIELAAGHLDEAREAAAELRAVAERCATPATTAAAVHADGELALAAGDVDGGLALLDRACRLWCEVDAPYEAAQTRTLLAEGHRRRGDQATATLELDAAARAFERLGARRDAERVRRRLAADAPATRTEKAFMFTDIVESTRLLEAMGDDAWQRLLAWHDRTLRACFEVHDGTEVKHEGDGFFVAFETPAAALACAVAVQRRLAEQRQEHGFAPPVRIGVHAAEATERDGDFFGRGVHEAARVAGLAAGDEILASAAALATVGDRFDVTEPRALAVKGLADPVAVATVTWR, translated from the coding sequence ATGGAGCCGACGACGGCCGAGACGCGCCTCGTCGCCGCCCGAGCCGCGTTCGAGCGGCACGACTGGGAGGCGTCGTACGAGCTGCTGGCGGCCGAGGACGGGGAGCGCCCGCTCGACGCCGACGACCTGGTCCGCTTCGCCGACGCCGCGAAGTGGTCGGGCCGCGCCGGCGAGGTCGTGCCGCTGCTCGAGCGCGCCGTCGAGCGCTACGGCGCCAACGGGGACCGGCGCGGCGCCGCGCGCGTGACCCTGGACCTGGCGCGGGAGCACTGGCAGCGCGGCGACGGCGCCGTCGCCGTGGGCTGCGCCGCCCAGGCCGGCCGGCTGCTCGAGGACGTGCCCGAGTGCGCCGAGCACGGGCACCTGGCCGCGCTGGTCGCGCGCGGGGTCCTCGAGCTCGGCGACCTCGAGGAGGGCCTGGCGCAGGCCCAGGCCGCCGTCGACATCGGCCGGCGCACCGGGAGCCGGGACGTCGAGGCGATGGGGCGGCTCTGGCAGGGTCACGCCCTCCTCGCCTCCGGGCGCGTCGAGGAGGGTCGGGCCCGGGTCGACGAGGCGAACGCGGCCGCCGTCGGCGGCGAGCTCGGGCTCGTCGCCACCGGCACCATCTTCTGCGCCACGCTCTGGGCCTGCCGCAACCTCGGCGACTGGGGCCGCGCCGGCGAGTGGACCCAGGTGTCCCTGCGATGGTGCGAGCGCCAGCGCGTGAACGGCTTCCCCGGCCTCTGTCGCTTCCACCGGGCCGAGGTGATGCGCATCCACGGTGACTACGCCGACGCCGAGCTCGACGCCCGGACCGCGATCGACGAGCTGCTCGTCTCGGGGCCGCGGTACGCGGGCTGGGGGTTCATGGAGCTCGGCGAGATCCAGCGCCGGCGCGGGGACCTCGACGCCGCCGCCGAATCCTTCGGGCGGGCGCTCGAGCTCGGCACCGACCCCCAGCCGGGGCTGGCGCTCCTCGAGCTCGAGCGCGGCAACGTCGACGCGGCCCGGGCCTGCGTCCGCCGCGCCCTCGACCACCCGTCGGTGCTGGCCCAGGAGGAGCGCCCGACCGTGCTCCCGGCCGCGGTGACGATCGAGCTGGCGGCCGGCCACCTCGACGAGGCCCGCGAGGCGGCGGCCGAGCTCCGCGCCGTCGCCGAACGCTGCGCGACGCCGGCCACGACCGCGGCCGCCGTCCACGCCGACGGGGAGCTGGCCCTCGCCGCCGGTGACGTCGACGGCGGCCTGGCCCTCCTCGACCGCGCCTGCCGGCTCTGGTGCGAGGTGGACGCGCCGTACGAGGCGGCCCAGACCCGCACCCTGCTCGCCGAGGGCCACCGCCGCCGCGGCGACCAGGCCACCGCCACGCTCGAGCTCGACGCCGCCGCGCGCGCCTTCGAGCGCCTCGGCGCGCGGCGGGACGCCGAGCGGGTCCGCCGCCGGCTCGCCGCCGACGCGCCGGCGACCCGGACCGAGAAGGCCTTCATGTTCACCGACATCGTCGAGTCGACGCGGCTGCTCGAGGCGATGGGGGACGACGCCTGGCAGCGCCTCCTCGCCTGGCACGACCGCACCCTCCGGGCCTGCTTCGAGGTCCACGACGGCACCGAGGTCAAGCACGAGGGTGACGGCTTCTTCGTCGCCTTCGAGACGCCCGCCGCCGCGCTGGCGTGCGCGGTCGCGGTCCAGCGCCGGCTGGCCGAGCAGCGGCAGGAGCACGGCTTCGCGCCGCCGGTCCGCATCGGCGTCCACGCCGCCGAGGCCACCGAGCGGGACGGCGACTTCTTCGGCCGCGGCGTCCACGAGGCGGCCCGGGTGGCGGGGCTGGCGGCCGGCGACGAGATCCTGGCCTCGGCGGCGGCGCTGGCGACGGTCGGGGACCGCTTCGACGTGACCGAACCGCGCGCCCTGGCGGTGAAGGGGCTGGCCGACCCCGTGGCGGTCGCCACCGTCACCTGGCGGTAG
- a CDS encoding replication-associated recombination protein A, with protein sequence MSDLFSASVEERLARRAPLAARLRPRTLDEVVGQGHLLGPGKPLRTLIESDRLSSVVLWGPPGTGKTTIARTVAGATRQAFEPLSAVSAGVKEVREVAARARSRLGERGQGTILFLDEVHRFSRTQQDALLPHVEEGLLVLIGATTENPYFSLTGPLLSRSTLFRLEPLGPDALRELVARALHDPRGLGDAVTLDDDAFDHLVARADGDARHALTSLDVAAALAAEAGRDRVTLADTEAAMALRALRYGDDEHYDVLSAFIKSIRGSDPDAGLYWLAHMLEAGEDARLIARRLVILASEDVGLADPRGLLVADAAARAVEYVGLPEARLNLAQAVLYLARAPKSNSVLTALDAATHDIRDGAPARVPVHLRDASYPGAARLGHGDGYRYPHHEPSGWVDQDYRPPEAADHRYYRASGHGEDVDPDPGAAGAPAPERDGHRGEAGA encoded by the coding sequence GTGAGCGACCTCTTCAGCGCCTCGGTCGAGGAGCGCCTGGCCCGTCGGGCGCCGCTGGCCGCCCGGCTGCGGCCCCGCACCCTCGACGAGGTGGTCGGCCAGGGTCACCTCCTCGGGCCGGGGAAGCCGCTCCGCACCCTCATCGAGTCCGACCGGCTCTCGTCGGTGGTGCTGTGGGGGCCGCCCGGCACGGGCAAGACCACGATCGCCCGCACCGTCGCCGGCGCCACCCGGCAGGCCTTCGAGCCGCTGTCGGCGGTGAGCGCGGGCGTGAAGGAGGTCCGGGAGGTGGCGGCGAGGGCCCGCAGCCGCCTCGGCGAGCGGGGCCAGGGCACCATCCTCTTCCTCGACGAGGTGCACCGGTTCAGCCGCACCCAGCAGGACGCCCTGCTGCCCCACGTCGAGGAGGGCCTCCTCGTGCTGATCGGCGCCACCACCGAGAACCCCTACTTCTCGCTCACCGGCCCGCTGCTGTCCCGGTCGACGCTGTTCCGGCTCGAGCCGCTCGGGCCCGACGCCCTCCGCGAGCTCGTCGCGCGCGCCCTCCACGACCCGCGCGGCCTCGGCGACGCGGTCACGCTCGACGACGACGCCTTCGATCACCTCGTCGCGCGCGCCGACGGCGACGCCCGGCACGCGCTCACGTCCCTCGACGTCGCCGCGGCCCTCGCCGCCGAGGCGGGCCGGGACCGGGTCACCCTCGCCGACACCGAGGCGGCGATGGCGCTGCGGGCCCTCCGCTACGGCGACGACGAGCACTACGACGTGCTGTCGGCGTTCATCAAGAGCATCCGGGGCTCGGACCCCGACGCCGGCCTCTACTGGCTCGCGCACATGCTCGAGGCCGGGGAGGACGCCCGGCTCATCGCCCGCCGGCTCGTCATCCTCGCCTCCGAGGACGTCGGGCTCGCCGACCCCCGCGGGCTGCTCGTCGCCGACGCCGCCGCCCGCGCCGTCGAGTACGTCGGGCTGCCCGAGGCGCGCCTGAACCTGGCCCAGGCCGTCCTCTACCTGGCCCGGGCGCCGAAGTCGAACTCGGTGCTGACCGCGCTCGACGCCGCGACGCACGACATCCGGGACGGCGCCCCGGCGCGCGTGCCCGTGCACCTCCGCGACGCCTCCTACCCCGGCGCGGCGCGGCTCGGGCACGGCGACGGCTACCGGTACCCGCACCACGAGCCGTCGGGCTGGGTCGACCAGGACTACCGGCCGCCCGAGGCCGCCGACCACCGCTACTACCGCGCCAGCGGCCACGGCGAGGACGTCGACCCCGATCCCGGCGCCGCCGGCGCCCCGGCGCCCGAGCGCGACGGGCACCGCGGGGAGGCCGGGGCGTGA
- the aspS gene encoding aspartate--tRNA ligase encodes MTATALRTHRAGDLRVDHVGAHVALCGWVAGRRDHGGVVFLDLRDVAGVVQVVVDPAHVAGVDVHAIRAEYVLRVEGQVRVRPDGTANPELATGAVEVAADAVEVLNRADPPPIPVDERVEADEGLRLKYRYLDLRSERLQRNLHLRARVNHALRAALDGFGFTEIETPMLVASTPEGARDFVVPARRSPGSFYALPQSPQLLKQLLMVGGLDRYYQIARCLRDEDPRADRQLEFMQLDAEMSFADGADVRRVIESAVRDAITAATGEPAPTATTLTWHEARARYGTDKPDLRVGLEIVDLREPLAATEFRAFQADAVRGLCVPGGAELGRGRRDALVERAQSLGAAGLVWMVVGDHGALESPVRKYLSDAEALGLVDVFGARPGDLLLIVAGPEPTVVRVLGALRVEVAHPVDERDLVLVWILDFPLFEGLDDAGRPVPAHHPFTAPHPDDRHLLVPGAGERLLAVRSLSYDLVLNGVELGSGSVRIHDPELQALVFTVLGIDEARARAGFGFLLDAFRYGAPPHAGFAVGIDRLVAVLAGEENIREVIAFPKTQSGADPLMGAPSPIDPEQLRELGLSVTRRR; translated from the coding sequence GTGACCGCCACCGCCCTCCGCACCCACCGGGCCGGCGACCTGCGGGTCGACCACGTCGGCGCCCACGTCGCGCTCTGCGGCTGGGTCGCCGGGCGACGCGACCACGGGGGCGTGGTGTTCCTCGACCTGCGCGACGTGGCCGGCGTCGTCCAGGTCGTCGTCGACCCCGCCCACGTGGCGGGCGTCGACGTGCACGCGATCCGCGCCGAGTACGTGCTCCGGGTGGAGGGCCAGGTGCGCGTGCGCCCGGACGGCACCGCGAACCCCGAGCTCGCCACCGGCGCCGTCGAGGTCGCGGCCGACGCCGTCGAGGTGCTGAACCGCGCCGACCCGCCGCCGATCCCGGTCGACGAGCGCGTCGAGGCCGACGAGGGGCTGCGGCTGAAGTACCGGTACCTCGACCTCCGCTCGGAGCGGCTCCAGCGGAACCTGCACCTGCGCGCGCGGGTGAACCACGCCCTCCGCGCCGCGCTCGACGGCTTCGGGTTCACCGAGATCGAGACGCCGATGCTCGTGGCGTCGACCCCGGAGGGGGCGCGCGACTTCGTCGTGCCGGCGCGACGGTCGCCGGGGTCCTTCTACGCCCTGCCCCAGAGCCCCCAGCTCCTGAAGCAGCTGCTGATGGTCGGCGGCCTCGACCGCTACTACCAGATCGCCCGCTGCCTCCGCGACGAGGACCCGCGGGCCGACCGGCAGCTCGAGTTCATGCAGCTCGACGCCGAGATGAGCTTCGCCGACGGCGCCGACGTCCGACGCGTGATCGAGTCGGCGGTGCGCGACGCGATCACCGCCGCCACCGGCGAGCCGGCGCCGACCGCGACCACGCTCACCTGGCACGAGGCCCGGGCCCGCTACGGCACCGACAAGCCCGACCTGCGCGTCGGGCTCGAGATCGTCGACCTCCGCGAGCCGCTGGCGGCCACGGAGTTCCGCGCCTTCCAGGCCGACGCGGTGCGAGGCCTCTGCGTCCCGGGCGGCGCCGAGCTGGGCCGGGGCCGCCGCGACGCCCTCGTCGAGCGGGCCCAGTCGCTCGGCGCCGCCGGGCTGGTGTGGATGGTCGTCGGCGACCACGGGGCGCTCGAGTCGCCGGTGCGGAAGTACCTCTCGGACGCCGAGGCGCTCGGCCTCGTCGACGTCTTCGGCGCCCGGCCGGGCGACCTGCTCCTCATCGTGGCCGGGCCCGAGCCGACGGTCGTGCGCGTCCTGGGGGCGCTCCGGGTCGAGGTGGCGCACCCCGTCGACGAGCGGGACCTCGTCCTGGTCTGGATCCTCGACTTCCCCCTCTTCGAGGGCCTCGACGACGCCGGCCGCCCCGTGCCCGCGCACCACCCGTTCACGGCCCCGCACCCCGACGACCGGCACCTGCTCGTGCCCGGCGCGGGGGAGCGGCTCCTCGCCGTGCGCTCGCTCTCCTACGACCTGGTGCTGAACGGCGTGGAGCTCGGGTCGGGCAGCGTCCGGATCCACGACCCGGAGCTCCAGGCCCTGGTCTTCACCGTCCTCGGCATCGACGAGGCGCGCGCCCGCGCCGGGTTCGGGTTCCTCCTCGACGCCTTCCGGTACGGGGCACCCCCGCACGCCGGGTTCGCGGTCGGCATCGACCGGCTCGTCGCCGTCCTCGCCGGCGAGGAGAACATCCGGGAGGTGATCGCGTTCCCGAAGACCCAGTCCGGCGCCGACCCGCTCATGGGGGCGCCGAGCCCGATCGACCCCGAGCAGCTGCGCGAGCTGGGCCTCAGCGTCACCCGGCGCCGCTGA
- the hisS gene encoding histidine--tRNA ligase — MADAEYRAPIGTHDVLPPETSRWIALVEAFASRAARFGYGLVVTPLLEHVEVFQRVGDSTDVVRKEMYELTDRGGRSLALRPEGTAPVVRAFVQHRPTVPWKVWYLAPHFRYERPQRGRYRQHWQLGAEVLGLDDPDVDVEVIALAHGFYRDLGLRQVTLRLNSMGDPADRAAFVDRLRQHLLAHAGGLGPEFRARAEAHPLRLLDTKQEEWQDVIERAPQLTEHLGTEARRHFERVQQGLDAIGIDYELTPRLVRGFDYYTSTTFEFAGAALDAAQDAIGGGGRYDELAEEMGGPPTPGIGFGIGVERVLIACDAEGVLPAVAAALDAFVVDGVGDASATALVAELREAGLRADRAYGGRSVKAQWKLADRSGARFGIMVGRAEAGRGTVGVKDLLSGEQREVPREQVAGWLRARAEPPLPEDGA, encoded by the coding sequence GTGGCGGATGCCGAGTACCGCGCGCCGATCGGGACGCACGACGTCCTCCCCCCCGAAACGTCGCGGTGGATCGCGCTCGTCGAGGCGTTCGCGAGCCGCGCCGCCCGGTTCGGCTACGGGCTGGTGGTCACCCCGCTGCTCGAGCACGTCGAGGTGTTCCAGCGGGTCGGCGACAGCACCGACGTCGTCCGGAAGGAGATGTACGAGCTGACCGACCGGGGGGGACGGTCGCTGGCGCTGCGACCGGAAGGAACGGCCCCGGTCGTGCGCGCCTTCGTGCAGCACCGGCCCACCGTCCCGTGGAAGGTCTGGTACCTGGCGCCGCACTTCCGCTACGAGCGGCCGCAGCGCGGCCGCTACCGCCAGCACTGGCAGCTCGGCGCCGAGGTGCTGGGGCTCGACGACCCCGACGTCGACGTGGAGGTCATCGCGCTCGCGCACGGCTTCTACCGTGACCTCGGCCTGCGGCAGGTGACGCTACGGCTGAACTCGATGGGGGACCCGGCCGACCGGGCCGCGTTCGTCGACCGCCTCCGCCAGCACCTCCTCGCCCACGCCGGCGGGCTGGGCCCCGAGTTCCGGGCCCGGGCCGAGGCCCACCCCCTGCGCCTCCTCGACACCAAGCAGGAGGAGTGGCAGGACGTGATCGAGCGCGCCCCCCAGCTCACCGAGCACCTCGGGACGGAGGCCCGCCGGCACTTCGAGCGGGTGCAGCAGGGCCTCGACGCCATCGGGATCGACTACGAGCTCACGCCTCGACTCGTGCGCGGGTTCGACTACTACACGAGCACGACGTTCGAGTTCGCCGGCGCCGCGCTCGACGCGGCCCAGGACGCGATCGGCGGCGGGGGCCGCTACGACGAGCTCGCCGAGGAGATGGGAGGACCGCCGACGCCCGGGATCGGCTTCGGGATCGGCGTCGAGCGGGTGCTCATCGCCTGCGACGCCGAGGGCGTGCTCCCCGCGGTGGCCGCCGCGCTCGACGCCTTCGTGGTCGACGGGGTCGGGGACGCCAGCGCCACCGCCCTCGTCGCCGAGCTCCGCGAGGCCGGGCTGCGCGCCGACCGCGCCTACGGCGGGCGGTCGGTGAAGGCCCAGTGGAAGCTCGCCGACCGGTCCGGCGCCCGCTTCGGGATCATGGTCGGGCGGGCCGAGGCCGGGCGCGGCACCGTGGGGGTCAAGGACCTGCTGAGCGGCGAGCAGCGCGAGGTCCCCCGCGAGCAGGTCGCGGGCTGGCTGCGGGCCCGCGCCGAGCCGCCGCTGCCCGAGGACGGCGCGTGA